Below is a window of Hypanus sabinus isolate sHypSab1 unplaced genomic scaffold, sHypSab1.hap1 scaffold_99, whole genome shotgun sequence DNA.
CTCCTCAGTGTCCCTTATGACCCGACGATCATCGAGCTGCAATTCCAGTTTCTTAATGATTTCCATAAGGAAATGTCGCTCGGTACACCTGCTGAAGATGTCACTATCCGGGAGAAAATCACGGAATATCAATACCTCATAAAAAGAAAACacatctgcactgggaccatccGCACTATCAGAGGACGAATGAAGAATAAACTGATCAGATACTTGCTCGACAAAGCTTGTTCTCGGTGAAGCCGCTCCATTCTCGCTAGAAaatatctgtagatgctggaaatccgagcaacacacacacaaaatgctggagaggtcagcaaatcaggcaacatctatacaaaataaaattacttgacgtttcgggccaaaacccttcggcaggactgcagaagaaaagttgaggagtagatttgattGGTgcggagaagggagagagagacgccaggcgataggtgaaactcggatgaagcaaagagctgtgatttgattggtgaaagggacagaagaccatggaaaaaataaaagaaaaagatgGGTGAACGAGGAGCACGAGAGGGAGTGAATGGGCGGTCAAGGAGATAACATAAGTGAGGGGCAAGGGCATGGAAAATGGTGAAGTGGGAGTTTGAAAAATCGACACTCAGCTCGGAGGCTACAAAcccagaatataagatgttgttcctccagccgaaGTGTGACGTAATCCCGGCAGTTGAGGAGACTATGGATCGACAGATCGGACTaggaatgagaagtagaattcATTTGGGTGATCCCGCTGGATCCGGCGGACAGATCATAGGTGCTCGGTGAACTGGTCTCGCCGTTTtacaggaggtcacaccgggagcaccgtacagaGTGTCGCCTGATCtgaaaggacagtttggggccctaaTTGGTAGGGCTAGCTGTAGCACTTGTTTTGCTTACAatgataagtgccgggagggagatcagtgctgcAGAAAAACCCCACAAGAACGTGAGAGCAGCTTTAATCTTAATCACCCTCACGGTCCCGGGAGTATCCCCCTCTCTGAGTCCCAATTCAAATGTTCAGTTGAACAATAGCTGAAAGCTCTCGAAAGTTCCGTTCGTAAACGCACTCACAGGCCTCTGAATTGCCTCCTGTCTCGCTCCCGATTTGATTGGGCCATCGGAAAAGTAAACACGCATATATAACTCCATAGGAATCATGTCGGCCTCATGGAAACATCGTTGTGACAAAACCTCTGAGATCAGAGCAGTTCATTTATTAAGGGTGGGAAatggaactggaaagaaatttagTGGCTGCAGCTGGAATTTAATTTCCTGTCCTCGCCATTTCTAAATCCTGGTACAGGAAGAGTATTTACGAAAAGGTAACAATGAAGAATCCCCGGCAATTTTTTTAATGCTCACCAGTACCCGTGAAGACTTTGGGGACGATACAAATCTGACGGCGAGAGGCtgcgggagagagagacgggacaGAAAGTCGAGACGTGTAGGAGGGAGAGGCACTAGGGAAGCATGAAGCGAAGACGGTGAGAGATCGAGTTggagagaatagaagaagagtagGACAATGGGCTgagagggacggggagagagagatgctGGAGACCGCGGCAGGGTCAATGAGAATGAGAGACGTGAGGAAGACGGGGAATGAAACTGGAAGAaagagacaggggagagagagacgggtagAGATATCGAGGAGAGTAGGAGGGAGAGAGACTAAGGGAGCATGAATGGCAGATTGAGAGATCGAAGGGGAGAGAATGGAATAGAGTGGGATAATGGGCTGAGAGGGACGGTGAGAGAGCGATGCTGTAGAGAGTGGTCGGGAGAATGAGGATCCAGGAGAGAGACGTGAGGAAGACGGGGAATGAAACTGGAAGAGAAGAGACacgggagagagagacggggagagcgAGATTGTGGTGAGTGGAAATGGGGGAAGAGACTCTGAGCACAACGAGAGAGAcgggcgagagtgagagagactggggagagagagagggaaagggagagagatttTGAGCAGACAGGGAGACCAGGGGGAGAGATAATGGAGTAAaactgagagaaagagagagtaggAACGAagagagtctgtgtggagagcgATCCAGAGGGGAGGGTGTAAGGGGCAGAGAACTTTGGGAGTGAGAGACCGTGGTTGGGGTCCCGGAAGATTGACTGtggaagagagggaaagggagattgTTTTAGAGATTGGCGCTATCCTCCAGctcactgtgtgtgtgctgaccatgatgacaAATTGTTACTGCATGTTTGCCTGAATGTGTGTCGGTCGCCTCATTGACTAAATCCCCGAAGGTTTTAACCGCCTTACTGCTCTTTGACCTAAAGTCTCCTCTTCCTTGTTATCCACGCGTATGAGAATATCGACATACCAACTTCCTAATATAATTCGTTCTGACTGTTTCTCTCTTACTCTCACTCGGCTGCTGTCCCTCACTTCGTTTCTCTGTTGCGTTCCCTCCCGGCGATTCCATCACCGCTCAATTGCTGACAGCTTTCATAAAGGTAAGTGCCTTTACAGAATCGTGCAAGATGTTGTGAAGCCGTTTATCATCCGCTCTGGCAGCGGCTGTAGCAGTATCTGTATTCTTACCGTTCGGTGTTTTGTGTTCTAAAGCTCAGTTAAAGTGCTCTAGCTGGAAGACAGTAGAAGGTGGCAGAGGGAATGAGAACTTATAGGTAGAAAAGGAGGAGAGAAATAGTGTGTACATGAAGACGGGTTAGGATCGGGGCATGAGTGTATAACACAGACGAAGTTATACTCAGGGATGAGGCAGTGTTGTCAAAATCGAAAAGCAGGGGTAAAAGGCTCGCCTGAACTTTCATTTTAATAAGAGAGGGAGTATTTATGCAAATGAAATTTCTATGGATAAGAATAAACAACGGCCGACACTATTCATTGGGATTCTGAGTTTGTATGTGGTGTTTTTGGTCTCCGAGGATCTaagagattttctcatgtttacttTGTATTtctgttcatcacattgtttGTTTTCTAAATCTCTTCATAAAAATCCGATTCAACGGGTATTTCACTgcattcttcagttcctctctgaatttgctctgagtcagtccgcaaatacaagtgttggtgcaggaacggAGAACCTGCAGCATCGCGGAAATCTCTTCTGCGATGTAACAGGGGTCCGGGACAGAATAAACATATCTCATTGAAATTAGTTGATAGACATAAAATACCACTTgtgttccccacaacaatatgaaactacagGATATGGTGAAGAGCAAaatgatggatttgcgtcggttctccatctcccagtccctgtcagtctctccactcttttgtgcCCGGAGCCCCTTACGGGCTCGAGTGActgctagaatccgcctgacagttagtatattgaacagcaaaatcagaaataatggGGCACAAGGGGTGAAAATGCGGTGAAAAAATTCAAATACGGCCCATGCCGGAGAGTTTCCGAAACTCGATGTAAGAgcacaataccagggaacactATCGACTGGTACGACAGGCTCGTATATAAAGTACCAGGGGACACTCTCCAAGCAggtcagcacactcactgtcccgataaccacggcCGCCGTtgtctcggtgcaatattttgttttcagcttctcacagcaaatagccacaaatcgatcgacggtgaaagcgacagtcagccagacggaGGTCGTAGTGCTCGCAAATACCAGCCATCCACCGAGActacacacaggagtgatgaaaaggaatgatcggggaaaataaaaCGATGCAGTCCACCCCAGCAGCGGATCCGAGATAacaaccaggagatcggccgtTGCCATTCCCATCATGTatcgagtgacacatttggagagaccgcactttccccggagcaagatcacaatcgccaccaagttcgctgcatgagagagagggaacagcAAGTTGAGAAAAAAAGAACTCCTCGCATTTGCTAAATTCTTATTACCAAAAGATCATTTTATTGTTACAGCTAACTCGGACATCCGTTCAAGTACAACTGCACACAATCAATTCGTTTAGCATTAGCGGGCTGTGAAAACCCAGTATTCCCAAATACAGGGCAGCTGCTGCAGACCAACGCACATAAACCGGAGCATCAAATTACtgaacacaaactgctggaagaacgcTGTCCAACTCGTTCAATTCCACAGACGTTGGCCGATTCGTTAAattcctgcagcagtttgtttTCGATCCGGATGCCAGAATACACATTCCCGGtatttccattccattcctgaaatGCAAAACACCGGGACTGGACAAGTGAGAGTGGAAACCAGCGACAGAAGCGATCACAATATTATAATAAAACTTCAATTCCCATCAACGGCAGGAGACACTGCGGcctaccgggaattccaaaggctgaaataaaaggactGTAGACTTTCACTATCTGCCAGATGAGAGAATAATCCATTTCATAGAGAATGTATGCATTCTGTAACTCCCAAATCCACAGCTCGGGCAGATATTTTGAGCTGATTTCGTCAAACCGGCGCTGGTTTATACAAAGTATCGGTCTCCTGAGAATGGTTGCACCGCTGACTAACATTCTTAGTTACAGTTAACTGAACAAACAATTTAATTTAAAACCATCCTTTCTGATGTAAGAATTTGGCCAATAGAAGACAACTACATCAACAATTCTTGGGCGTTATCTAACCAGTGATTCATCTGGAGGAAATAATGCGGGAGCTCCAATGACAAAGACTGACCTCATTACCGTGCAGTCTCATTTATAGATTTAAGGGATTTGTTGACTAATTGCACATCTGTAAGCGAAGTGCACCGACACCGCCTGACCGACACCCCTGCGGTTTCCCATTTTGAACTGCCTTCAGTGCTTCAACACCTTACTGGTGatacgcaaacacacacacacacacacacacacacacacacacacacacacacacacacacacacacacacacacacacacacacacacacacgcacacacacacacacacacacacacacacacacacacacacacgcacgcacacacacacacacacaaacgaaaCACAGATACGAACAGAGATATAATAGACAGATCCACGTCGTGTTAGCACCGGACAAATGAACACGTTGCTGATGTAGAAAAACACGAAaacatctgcagttgctggaaatccaaagcaacacatagaaTGTTCTGGCAAAtctctgctgagttcattcagcattttgtgattttgcTAATGTAAAATAATTGCATACACATCTCAGATCATTCAGAGTTCAAACGAGAATTGAGAAGAAATGTTTCAAGCTGCACATAAATGGGCATACCGGAAACTAATTCAAAATTAATCTCCCTCagaataagaaacatcctctccaaatcgtCTCTATTAAGGCTGTTCaatttttgataggtttcaatgagattcccattcatttttctaaactcaagtgaatacaggccaagagccatcaaattctcctcattGAATTCCGCTGGATCTctatagaccctctccaatgccagcacatcttttcttagataagggacctaaatctgctcacaatgctccaagtgtggtctgaccaatggttATAATGCCCTaggattacatccttgctcttattttctagtcctcttgaaatgaaagcgaTCACTGAATCCGCCCTCACGTCAACCATTAGGCAATCCTGAacagggactcccaagttcctttgcacgtCTGACTGTTAAATATTCtgtacatttagaaaatagtatatgcctttaatccttctaccaaagtgcatgacttaggtacacttccctgcactacattccatctgcccattctcccAGTTTGTCGAAACCTTCTGCAGATACCTTTTTTCCTGAACGCCACCTGCCCCTCCAAATCTCTTTGTGTAATACTGAAACTtgacataaagccatcaattcggtcatccatatcattgacgaATAACGTGAAAAGAAACGGCTGCGAcaaagatccctgtggaacactaccaaTTGACTGCAGCAAACCGGAAAATACCCCCTATTGTCACTCCTTCTCTTCTGCCAGTTAGCCAACCTTCTGTCTATGCTAGTATCTTAgtatgccatgggctcttaatttgctaAGCAGActcgtgcggcaccttgtcaaagcccttgtGAAAATGTAGGTAATcaacatccacagattttctgttGACTATCCTGCTTTTtcattcctcaaaaaattccaacagatttgttaggcatgaCTTCTCCTGAAGGAAACCACTCTGACTTTGCCGGCTTTATCAGGTGCCTCCAACTACACCAAAACCTCAGCCTTCATAATGACTCCAGCAGcgccaactactgaagtcaggatgATTGGCTAATAATTATCTttcctttgcctccctcccttaaaGTGTAGAAtgatatttgcatttttccaatATTCCAGAGCCATTCTGTAACCTAATGATTCGTGTAAGATCATgactaatacctccacaacctccgctgctacctctttcagaacacgaAAGTGTAGTccatccggtccaggtgacttatctaacatTCAACCTTTCAACCTTCaaaacaccttctccttaataataacaacaaaacTCAATTCTGCCCCCTATAATTTTGGATTTTGGCATGTTCCTAGTGTCCTACACAGTGAAGAAAGACAGAAAGTACGTAttgagtttgtctgccatttctgttCCCCCTTTACTAtcactccagcatcattttccattggtccgatatccactctcgtctctccttcacttttttatatttctgtaaaaatagttttggtatcatcatattattggctaactaatgttcatatttcatctttctctcTTTATGACTTTTAGTTGCCGATTGttagtttctaaaagcttcccaatcctccaacttcccacaatttttgctgtattatctgTTCTTTCTTTTCCCTCTATGCTGTATTTGACTTCCGTTGTTAACCACTGTTACCTTTAGAATAATTCGGGATGTATCTATactgcgccttctgaattgctctcagatacaccaaccattgctgttctgctgtaatCCCTGGTACCGTCCCCGTCCAATTAAATTTTGCCAGCTCCACTCTCATGCTTCTGTTACAGTAttattttttttccactgaaataccaatatatatgattttattttctccaatcccaaactgcagagtgaatttatcatattatgataccagtctcctaagggttcctttaccttaaactccctaatgcAATCTGGTCCATAACACATCACGCAATCCAAAATTGCCTTTCACCTGGTGGCCTCAACCACAAGCGGTTCTAGAAACCCACCTTGTAAACTTTCCACAAATTCCATCTCCTGGAGTTCGGCACCGACATGAATTTctcaatctacctacatattgaaataccccatgactactgcaacattaccattTTTACATGCCTGTCTGTGCCTCACCTCTAGGCCACAGTTCGAAGGCCTGGATATAACtcacatcagggtcttttctacccttgcagtttcttaactctactcccAAGGATACTCCATCTTCCAGTCCAATGTTTCctatttctaaggatttgatttatttttttttactaaataAGCCATTGCACCACCTCTACTTACCTGCCTGTACTTTCCGTACAATCTATCTTTTAACGTTAATCTCCCAACTATGAttctctttcagccacaattcagtaatgcccacaatgtcatacctgcaaTCTCTAATcattaccttattccataaactgTACAGTGTGCTTCCAAATATGACACCTTCAGACATTTATTCCTTACGCTCTTCGATTTTGTCAGCACATTAgactttaactcatcccactgactacaactttgtcccatcatctgcctgtccttcctcacagtctcactacacaatcCAACTACTTGCATACTAACTGCCCCGTCTTCAGACCTATCATTCCAGGTCACATCCTCCCTGCCTAATTAGTTTAAATCATCCCCCACAACTccatcaaacctgcccacaaggatattggtgccCCTTGGCTTCAGGTGTCAACTATCCTTTTTGTACATGTCATATAAACTAATAGCTTGAAACAAAGCTATTAGTTTCAAGAAAATTAGACCATCATTGTTTAGTGTTCTCATGGGTTTCATAACTAGCGAAAATCATCAGTGTTAAACCACATGGTCCCTTAGCATTCTGTTTTGAAACACATGAGGTTGAGCTGACGTAACTCAATCTTAGATTCTTCTCCTATTGCGGTACATTTCTTCATTTCTACTTCTGACTGCAAGTTTATTGGATTGGATGGTTGTTCCTCCTGCACAGATCCTGTGCATCTGTTTTTCTTGCGTAATTTCTGGGATTTCTCGTGTTCATATAAATTTTGATTTTAAAACACGTGCACTAAAGCGAACCAAGGGTTCAGAGTTTCCCCATCATTTTAAGTGCATAAAGGTGGACCAATCTGATGAAAACTTGTTTGCAATGTCGGGCATCAACATCTTTACTCAGTAATAATCTTTAACTTTTTGTTTTACTACATATGGTCTTCTTGCTGCTGAGACTTCAATTAGAAAACCTTTATTGCTTGTTTGCAAATATTTCTCATTATTCTCCTATTTTCTACGTTTAGACCACTTCAGTGCTAACTCAGAGGGAAAGGATGGCAAATTCAACGCAGACAAATTCACCTCTCAGCAACCTAACAGACATTGAAAGAGGGAGCGCTTACAAAACAGTTGAACTAATCTTCATTTTGATTGTAGCATTATCTTTGAGTCTGGTGACCATTATCGGAAACATTCTGGTTATGCTTTCTATTAAAGTAAACAGACAGTTACAAACAATTAACAACAATTTTATTTTCAGTTTAGCCTGTGCTGATTTAATCATTGGTGTGTTCTCTATGAACCTTTACACCATGTACAGCATCATTGGCTACTGGCCCATGGGCCCATTGGTGTGTGATTTATGGCTGGCTCTAGATTACGTTGCTGGTTATGCATCTATCATGAACCTGCTTATCATCAGCTTTGACCGATATTTCTGTGTGACAAAGCCTCTCAGCTACCCTGTGAAGAGAACCACCAAGATGGCACGGATGATGATTGCAGCTGCTTGGGTGCTGTCATTTATCCTCTGGGCTCCTACCATTCTCTTCTGGCAGTTCATTGTAGGTGGACGGACAGTTAAAGTAGGTGAGTGTCATATACAGTTCTTCTCAAATCCAGTTGTCACTTTTGGCACTGGAATAGCAGCCTTCTATCTACCTGTTATTACCATGACTATTCTGTATGTGCACATATCCCGTGCTAGCAAGAGTCGGATCAAGAAGGATAAGGAACAGGCAGAGTCAAACAAAGGCACCATCTCTCCCAGTCTAGAGCGAGGCAAAATAATGAAACCGAATAATAACAACATGTCAAGTGCACCTGATGTATTGCAGAATGTCGAAGTACAAAATGGCAAGGCAGCTGGTAAAGTAATTACGTATCACTGTGGCCAAGGAGAGGAAATGGGGGTTTGCAATCACACGACTTCCCTTAGTGTCGTCCCTTCCATCCAGAAGGAGGAAGGAACGATTGATGAGAGCACAAAGGTCTCCAGTGCACAAAGACATTTTAGCAATCGCAACTCCAAGCTCTTCGGCATAAAAGATGTCACGAAAGTTAAAAAGAGTGACTACAGTGCTACTACACTTGAAATGGTGTCAGACAACAGCACCAACAGTGGTAAAAACAGAGAGCTCGCCGCAGCCCACATGATCATTAAAATGACAAACACCCCTGCTAAGAAAAAGAAGGGAGCTGTAACCCGGGAGAATAAGGTGACCAGGACAATCTTGGCTATTCTGCTGGCATGTATTATCACCTGGACGCCATACAGTGTCATGGTACTCATTAACACTTTATGTTCAGTCTGCGTCCCTAACACAGTATGGAGTATTGGATACTGGCTCTGTTACATCAACAGTACTCTCAACCCAGCCTGCTATGCACTATGCAATGCTACCTTCAAGAAAACCTTCAAGCATCTTCTCTTCTGCCAATATAAAAATATTGGAGCAGCAAGATAAAATCAACAACCAGCTCCTCTCCATGAACATTTTATACATGGTATAGATGACTTTCACAATGCTTATCATAAATGTATATAAGTAAAATGTTCAACACGCTAAGTTATGGCTCAAAGCGACATTATCTGTAATATGGTGAAAGGACGCTTGAGTTCTGTCCAATGAATTTCGTATTTCTGTTTAAATGACGAGTGTACTGACTATTATAATGTTTCTGTGTGAAATCATAAATTAATCTGCCTAGATTTCAAAGATGGTGCGTTCCAGTTAATTGGGGAACACGAAGAATTGTACATTTTGGCCTGATTAAATGGTTGCCCCAGTGAGCCGGTTTCCTGGAAATCGTtaacaaagtttaaaaaaatacaaacttACTTATAAATAAGTAACGAAGTACGTGTTTAAAGGAAATACAGAATACATTAGAACACAACCAAAATCACTGCAGTATATAAAACAGTCTCAGTTCCTAATTATTATGCTGTAATTCATTAAGTGTTCACTGACATGTTtttttgattgattgtaaataaataaaattatcagaGAAACCAAGTGCAGATAGTGGACAGCTTTCAAACAGTGCTATCGATGATTTGAACCTCCaaatccccattttaattgtaatattcaagatgattgctgatACCTTTAAATTAATCATAGTACCTAACTAGATGAAGtattgaaattgtttcatttcacCTTAGACGTTTCTGGCATccgcaagcctgaatgcttgaaaccgcagtgaggaAAGCAGTtccgaattgtcttactgtttatcaTTTGCCTGATCAATGACAAAACTCACTCCTCTTTGAATACGAACACACTCGTGATGCTATTTAAAACGGTTGTTTTAAGTACAGCGTAGTGCATAATGGCCACATAACTTGCAtgtgactgacgctagttagaacctATTTGGCAGCAgattcctgccccaattaagtggcattgttttccaaataaacaaaggaatccaatgtttttgcaatttatttatttataattaagtGTTGTCCTAAATAAGCGGTTTCCCCAATTAACCAGTGGCACAAATAATGCCATTTGACTTAATTATAAAATTCAACATGGGCACATTCAAGGGGCAATGTTCATTTTTTATATCACTCAGTATCAAAAATTGCATTCTGCCCTTTTAATAAACGTGTTTCTAATGGATACACAAATCATTACCTTTGAGTTATTAGTTCTAATTAGTTGTTTCGAAACTTAATCACTTGTCacaagggggggggggcgttggtgcggacccaaatgcaagacacagatacTAAGGGACTAGGAACAGGACTAAGTTGGTCAAGAAAACAAGGGAAGACAGGAGTGAATTCCGCAGTACATTGACACAGGCCTTGGACGAGACTAGGATTCAGGGCCTGGGCTTGGACTTGGTCTAGTGACAAGGGACACGGACGTAAAACAAGGAACATGGAGCCTGGGCTAGGGCTCCGAGCCGGACGAGGACCCAAAACCTAAGTCTTGACTCGAGTACGGAACACGAATCTAGGCGAGGACAAAACGTGGCTACAGGTCGTGgcgtggctacaggactgcacGTGAGACTCATGGACAGGACGGGGGAACGCCAGCACCGGGCTGCGCGAGGTAGCCTTTGGCTGGGCGAGGTACAAGGACAGGACGAGGCACATGAACAGAACGAGAACATGAAGCGGCCGCACCAGGAACACCGGACGCAGTATGTCACAGCAGTTGACTCACAGACTCacttcctcacctggaaggactctctGGAGCCAtgaatggtggtgatggaggaagtataaaggcaggtgtagcaattgttccgcttacaaggacaagcgccgggagggagatcggtgggaagcgATCGCGGGTATGAATGGACGAGGGAGTCGTGAAGGTAGGGAACTCCTCGCAAAGCAGAAATTGGGGGAGGGGCCGAAATATGTgcttggtgctcccagtgcggcatTCTAGATATTGGTGAGAACCGACTcggactgggagaccatttcactgaacacctatactctgtctgccagaggaagctgtatctcccagtggtcatgcattttaattccacgtcccattcccattctgatctgtCTATCCAGAgcatcctctactgtcaagatcatgccacattcaggttggaggaacaactcctcaTATTCCGTCAgcgtagcctccaatctgatggcctgaacattgacttctctaactttcgttaatgcccctcctcctcctcttaccCCAACACTTATTCATTcattaattcattcattcatctgcctatctatttatttattcatttaattgtttgcttattcatttatttctttccccttcccacttttatttctttcactctgtcttttctctctctgtcccttaaACAAtattccttgcctgctctccgtCTTCCTCCGGGGCTCcaacccccttt
It encodes the following:
- the LOC132390615 gene encoding muscarinic acetylcholine receptor M2-like, with the translated sequence MANSTQTNSPLSNLTDIERGSAYKTVELIFILIVALSLSLVTIIGNILVMLSIKVNRQLQTINNNFIFSLACADLIIGVFSMNLYTMYSIIGYWPMGPLVCDLWLALDYVAGYASIMNLLIISFDRYFCVTKPLSYPVKRTTKMARMMIAAAWVLSFILWAPTILFWQFIVGGRTVKVGECHIQFFSNPVVTFGTGIAAFYLPVITMTILYVHISRASKSRIKKDKEQAESNKGTISPSLERGKIMKPNNNNMSSAPDVLQNVEVQNGKAAGKVITYHCGQGEEMGVCNHTTSLSVVPSIQKEEGTIDESTKVSSAQRHFSNRNSKLFGIKDVTKVKKSDYSATTLEMVSDNSTNSGKNRELAAAHMIIKMTNTPAKKKKGAVTRENKVTRTILAILLACIITWTPYSVMVLINTLCSVCVPNTVWSIGYWLCYINSTLNPACYALCNATFKKTFKHLLFCQYKNIGAAR